A single Desulfovulcanus ferrireducens DNA region contains:
- a CDS encoding two-component system sensor histidine kinase NtrB, translating into MKRPLPGDKTMHHNTPQYRLALVKADDFIQDMVHLAQKYDLPTLFPEVKILGIADTRLEPDLAQVITSAGIRIFDHYQDMLVQIPDINTIIFLRNGPEFAHDLRRNLSPSISIIDSQTASYLWQTLVQEKLCLSCQTNLSHTQNMLQTIINEVHEDILILDRNKIILDANKNVSQRLGLSKTDILGRPCWSTWDNSSQSCKEANLHCPFETVLRTGRKAEALHSRTDSQGHLQYFRIYIYPVKDNEGRITHLLEMRRDITKRTFLEKKLQQSEKMAAIGELSTYIAHEIRNPLFAIGGFANSLLKMPELSKKAQKKAGIILDESKRLDKILKSILNFARPTKTDISEVEVHQLIKETMDLLGIGCKKQNIQVDLELKSGLPMAKADPGLIKQGLINIIKNAIECMPDGGQLRIKTFMEEKMLCLQIKDTGPGIPPELLSKIFNPFFSTKNKGSGLGLAMTKKIIEDIGGKLEIKSKVGQGTTVSIYLPPVLALKDKHTKNISIR; encoded by the coding sequence ATGAAGCGGCCCTTGCCCGGAGACAAAACAATGCACCACAACACGCCCCAATATCGCCTTGCTCTGGTCAAAGCGGATGACTTTATCCAGGACATGGTCCACCTCGCCCAAAAATATGACTTGCCCACCTTGTTTCCGGAGGTAAAAATCCTGGGTATAGCCGACACACGACTAGAGCCTGATCTGGCCCAAGTTATCACCTCGGCCGGGATTCGAATCTTTGATCACTATCAGGATATGTTGGTCCAAATCCCAGATATCAACACCATTATTTTTCTGAGAAACGGTCCGGAATTTGCTCACGACTTACGCCGGAACCTTTCGCCGTCCATATCTATTATTGATTCACAAACAGCCTCTTACTTATGGCAAACCCTCGTCCAAGAAAAATTATGCTTGAGTTGTCAGACTAATCTCTCCCACACTCAAAACATGCTCCAGACCATTATTAACGAGGTGCATGAAGACATTCTCATCCTTGATAGGAATAAAATTATCCTTGACGCAAATAAAAACGTCAGCCAGCGCCTTGGATTGTCTAAAACAGATATCCTGGGCAGGCCATGCTGGTCTACCTGGGACAATTCAAGTCAGTCTTGCAAAGAAGCCAATCTACATTGCCCTTTTGAGACTGTTCTAAGAACCGGCCGTAAGGCGGAGGCTCTCCACTCCAGAACTGATAGCCAGGGGCACTTACAATATTTTCGCATATACATTTATCCGGTCAAAGATAATGAGGGGCGCATCACGCACCTGCTGGAAATGCGCCGGGACATAACTAAACGTACTTTTCTTGAAAAAAAACTACAGCAGTCAGAGAAAATGGCTGCCATCGGTGAACTATCTACTTACATTGCTCACGAAATCAGAAACCCTCTCTTTGCTATTGGCGGATTTGCCAATAGCTTACTCAAAATGCCAGAACTGAGTAAAAAGGCTCAAAAAAAAGCCGGGATCATTCTTGACGAATCCAAACGGCTGGACAAAATTTTAAAAAGTATCCTTAATTTTGCCCGTCCGACAAAAACAGATATCTCAGAAGTTGAAGTTCATCAGTTGATCAAAGAAACCATGGATCTCTTGGGAATAGGCTGTAAAAAACAAAATATCCAGGTTGATCTGGAGCTTAAGTCTGGTTTGCCCATGGCCAAGGCTGATCCGGGGTTGATTAAACAAGGCCTGATAAATATTATCAAGAATGCCATTGAATGCATGCCTGATGGCGGACAACTCCGGATCAAGACCTTCATGGAGGAAAAAATGCTCTGTCTCCAGATTAAAGATACAGGGCCAGGCATCCCTCCCGAACTCCTGAGCAAAATCTTTAATCCCTTTTTTAGCACCAAAAATAAAGGCTCTGGTCTGGGGCTTGCAATGACCAAAAAAATAATTGAGGATATAGGAGGCAAGTTGGAGATCAAAAGTAAGGTGGGACAAGGGACAACTGTTTCCATCTATCTCCCCCCGGTCCTGGCTTTAAAAGATAAACACACTAAAAATATCTCTATAAGATGA
- the acs gene encoding acetate--CoA ligase: METKGALDALLHEERVFRPLPQLVIEANVNPQEYAEAMKLASEDYLKYWEEAAKELDWFKKWNQVLDDSNAPFYKWFVDAKCNIVYNALDRHIETANKNKLALIWEGEPGDTKKLTYYELYRAVNRFANALKTLGISKGDRVVLYLPPLPETMIAMLAVAKIGAVHSMVFAGFSAKALRDRIIDAEAKLVITADGFYRNGRVVNLKKVVDQALVDGCDCVETVVVVHRASVEMEMVDTRDIWYEDLVRQESPVCPTEVMDSEDMLFLLYSSGTTGKPKGIVHTHGGYMVGVHRSLNWVFDIKPTDIFWCTADVGWITGHSYVVYGPLMVGTTTIMYEGHPLYPQADRLWDIVERYGVTIFYTAPTLIRMLMRFGSQYPKKHDLSTLRLLGSVGEPINPEAWVWFYTNVGRSECPIMDTWWQTETGSFMISPLPITLLKPGSATKPLPGIEADVVDEEGNPVPPGKGGLLVIKKPWPSMLRTLYKNPERYKKTYWEKFPGMYLAGDVARKDEDGYFWIQGRSDDVLNIAGHRVGSAELESAFVSHRAVAEAAVIGVPDKIKGEVAKAFVILSEDVEVEDPDELIKELKMHVRNELGPVAVVKSIEFRDKLPKTRSGKIMRRILRAQELGEEVGDTSTLED, translated from the coding sequence ATGGAAACAAAAGGCGCGCTGGACGCTCTTTTACATGAGGAGAGAGTTTTTAGGCCTCTACCCCAGTTGGTCATTGAGGCCAACGTTAATCCGCAAGAATATGCTGAAGCCATGAAGTTGGCGTCTGAAGATTATCTGAAGTATTGGGAGGAAGCAGCCAAAGAGTTGGACTGGTTTAAAAAGTGGAATCAGGTATTGGATGATTCTAATGCTCCTTTTTACAAATGGTTTGTGGATGCAAAGTGTAATATTGTCTATAATGCCCTTGACCGACATATAGAGACAGCCAACAAAAACAAGCTGGCTTTGATCTGGGAGGGAGAACCGGGCGATACCAAAAAGTTAACCTATTATGAGTTGTATCGGGCTGTAAACAGGTTCGCCAACGCCCTTAAAACTTTAGGTATTTCTAAAGGTGACCGGGTAGTTTTATACTTGCCTCCTCTGCCGGAGACCATGATTGCCATGCTGGCCGTTGCCAAGATCGGGGCCGTGCACAGCATGGTTTTTGCCGGATTTTCAGCTAAAGCCTTGAGAGATCGCATCATTGACGCTGAGGCAAAGTTAGTCATTACAGCTGACGGATTTTATCGCAACGGACGAGTGGTTAACTTGAAAAAGGTAGTTGACCAGGCCCTTGTGGATGGATGTGACTGTGTGGAGACAGTAGTCGTAGTACACAGGGCCAGTGTGGAAATGGAAATGGTGGATACCAGAGACATTTGGTATGAAGACCTCGTCCGCCAGGAGAGTCCTGTTTGTCCTACCGAAGTAATGGACTCCGAAGACATGCTTTTCCTGCTCTACAGTTCAGGTACGACAGGTAAGCCAAAAGGAATAGTGCATACTCATGGTGGTTATATGGTGGGTGTGCATAGAAGCTTGAACTGGGTTTTTGATATTAAGCCCACGGATATTTTCTGGTGCACGGCTGACGTTGGTTGGATTACCGGGCATAGCTATGTTGTCTATGGGCCTCTTATGGTTGGGACAACGACTATAATGTATGAAGGCCATCCTCTCTATCCGCAGGCAGATAGACTCTGGGACATAGTAGAGCGTTATGGTGTTACTATTTTTTATACTGCTCCGACTTTGATCAGGATGCTTATGCGTTTTGGCTCACAATATCCCAAAAAACATGATCTATCTACACTAAGGCTTCTGGGGTCAGTTGGTGAGCCCATAAACCCCGAAGCCTGGGTCTGGTTTTATACAAACGTGGGCCGTTCGGAATGTCCTATTATGGATACTTGGTGGCAGACCGAGACTGGTTCGTTTATGATCAGTCCCTTGCCCATTACGTTGCTCAAGCCTGGTTCCGCTACCAAGCCTTTACCTGGCATTGAAGCCGATGTGGTGGATGAAGAAGGAAATCCTGTACCGCCGGGTAAGGGAGGGCTTCTGGTTATCAAGAAACCTTGGCCGTCTATGCTGCGCACATTGTACAAAAATCCCGAGAGGTATAAAAAGACCTATTGGGAAAAGTTCCCGGGCATGTATTTGGCCGGAGACGTAGCTCGCAAGGACGAAGACGGCTATTTCTGGATTCAGGGACGTTCTGACGATGTCCTGAATATTGCCGGACACCGAGTTGGTTCTGCTGAGCTTGAAAGTGCCTTTGTCTCCCACCGGGCAGTTGCAGAGGCAGCAGTCATTGGTGTGCCAGATAAGATTAAAGGCGAAGTTGCCAAGGCCTTTGTGATTTTAAGTGAAGATGTCGAAGTTGAAGATCCGGACGAACTGATAAAAGAACTTAAAATGCATGTCCGCAATGAGCTTGGGCCGGTTGCAGTAGTCAAGAGCATTGAGTTCAGGGATAAACTGCCCAAGACCAGGAGCGGGAAGATTATGCGCCGCATCCTGAGAGCCCAGGAATTAGGCGAAGAGGTTGGCGATACTTCAACTTTGGAAGATTAG
- a CDS encoding B12-binding domain-containing radical SAM protein, whose amino-acid sequence MNRPKSGSDKSSSLTPLAKRPKWPEIIWASSPEPYAPRILGLNPWIYDFAAYNLWSRPVGLLACLDMLRKAGARVALLDCLDKTWADINWPRPKSYGQGHYPKVNLPRPSLLVHVPRNYSRYGLPLQAVAQALARLSPPPDLVLVTSIMTYWYPGVVTAIRMIRKTWPHVPIVLGGIYASLCFEHAQCLDVDLVIKGPLENQNNWQSLWHLLDISPPPLPKHAGLSLAMDLYPETNFAPILGSRGCPFHCAYCASNKLFSGFRQKEADLVFEETYAQFQRGTRDFAFYDDALLVNPDKWLWPFLELIHKKGLRLRLHTPNAMHIRYLSQDVCHKLKKAGLTTIRLGLESADFQNRLDAKLTEEEWQRGIKNILRAGFNSKDIAAYILFGLPGQKDEEIELAIKKVKEWGIRPELAYYTPIPGSKLFSKAQEHSPYPLDEPLFQNNSIWPCVPGGFSWEKQKKWKEIIKD is encoded by the coding sequence ATGAACAGGCCAAAAAGTGGTTCAGACAAATCCTCGAGCTTGACCCCTCTTGCAAAGAGGCCCAAGTGGCCCGAGATTATCTGGGCTTCCTCCCCTGAACCTTACGCCCCGCGAATTTTAGGCCTTAACCCCTGGATATATGATTTTGCCGCTTATAATCTCTGGTCCAGGCCTGTAGGACTCCTGGCTTGTCTGGACATGCTCAGGAAGGCAGGTGCCAGAGTGGCTCTTTTAGACTGTCTGGATAAAACCTGGGCCGACATAAACTGGCCCCGGCCAAAAAGCTATGGTCAGGGCCATTATCCCAAAGTCAATTTACCCAGACCTTCTCTCTTGGTCCATGTTCCGCGCAACTACAGCCGCTACGGGCTGCCCTTGCAGGCTGTAGCCCAGGCCCTGGCCAGGCTTTCTCCTCCCCCGGATCTCGTTCTGGTCACCTCCATCATGACTTACTGGTACCCAGGGGTGGTCACAGCTATCAGAATGATACGCAAGACCTGGCCCCATGTTCCCATTGTTCTGGGAGGAATCTATGCCTCGCTTTGTTTTGAACATGCCCAGTGCTTGGATGTTGATCTGGTCATTAAAGGGCCATTAGAAAACCAAAACAACTGGCAGTCCCTTTGGCACCTTCTAGATATTAGCCCGCCTCCACTCCCAAAACATGCAGGCTTAAGCCTGGCCATGGACCTCTATCCTGAGACAAATTTTGCGCCAATCTTAGGGTCCCGCGGTTGTCCTTTTCACTGTGCTTATTGTGCCAGCAATAAGCTCTTCTCAGGATTTAGACAAAAAGAGGCTGACCTGGTTTTTGAAGAAACATACGCCCAATTTCAACGCGGAACTCGTGATTTTGCCTTTTATGATGATGCATTGTTGGTTAACCCTGATAAGTGGCTCTGGCCTTTTCTTGAACTCATCCACAAAAAAGGGCTTCGTTTAAGGCTCCACACTCCCAATGCAATGCACATTCGCTATTTAAGCCAGGATGTCTGTCACAAATTAAAAAAAGCCGGCCTGACTACTATTCGTTTAGGCTTGGAAAGTGCTGACTTTCAAAACAGATTGGACGCGAAACTGACTGAAGAGGAGTGGCAGAGGGGAATAAAAAATATATTACGGGCAGGGTTTAACAGTAAAGATATTGCTGCTTATATCCTCTTTGGCCTCCCAGGACAAAAAGATGAGGAAATCGAACTGGCCATTAAAAAGGTCAAAGAATGGGGCATAAGGCCTGAGCTGGCCTATTACACTCCTATACCTGGCAGCAAACTTTTTTCTAAGGCACAGGAACATTCTCCCTATCCTTTAGATGAGCCTTTGTTTCAGAACAATTCTATCTGGCCCTGTGTACCCGGAGGATTTTCCTGGGAAAAGCAAAAAAAATGGAAAGAAATAATAAAGGATTAA
- a CDS encoding HesA/MoeB/ThiF family protein yields the protein MNDTAFKQKLIQASTKNTSLSINRISSQELAQLADEFNLDLHSAHNLALQYNIVPDRYLRNFKALSTKDQQALAKSKVLIVGAGGLGGYISESLARTGVGQIIIADGDVFEESNLNRQVLSTQETLGTPKVHAAKRRIQSINPFVKCQVIPKFLDESSLPPLLSKVDLVIDALGGIGFRQVLLEHTVNSGLTLISGAVAGWTGFAATITPGHKGPVDFWLGQESQSAEIELGCLAPIVSLIASIQCAEAINILTQRKANLVGKIFFIDLKTMTSEIFDLNDRTSASASPCL from the coding sequence ATGAATGATACTGCATTTAAACAAAAACTCATTCAGGCGAGTACAAAGAACACTTCTCTATCAATAAACAGAATCTCCTCGCAAGAGCTTGCCCAGTTGGCGGATGAGTTTAATCTGGACCTCCACTCTGCCCACAATCTGGCCTTACAATACAATATTGTCCCCGATCGATACTTAAGAAACTTTAAAGCATTGTCCACCAAAGACCAACAGGCCCTGGCCAAAAGCAAAGTACTTATTGTCGGTGCTGGTGGACTGGGCGGATACATTTCAGAAAGCCTGGCACGGACAGGAGTGGGCCAGATTATCATAGCTGACGGCGATGTATTTGAAGAAAGCAATTTAAACCGCCAGGTTCTTTCCACCCAGGAGACCCTGGGGACTCCAAAAGTTCATGCGGCCAAACGCCGTATTCAGTCCATTAACCCATTTGTTAAATGCCAGGTCATTCCCAAATTTCTGGATGAATCTTCCTTGCCTCCACTTTTAAGCAAGGTTGATCTGGTCATTGATGCTCTGGGTGGAATTGGCTTCAGACAAGTTCTACTCGAACACACCGTAAACTCAGGCCTTACACTGATATCCGGAGCAGTTGCCGGCTGGACAGGATTTGCCGCCACAATAACACCTGGACACAAGGGGCCTGTTGACTTCTGGCTCGGCCAGGAAAGTCAATCCGCTGAGATTGAACTGGGTTGTCTGGCTCCTATCGTTAGCCTCATAGCCTCTATTCAATGCGCTGAAGCCATAAATATTCTGACCCAAAGAAAAGCTAATTTAGTGGGCAAAATTTTCTTTATCGACCTGAAGACAATGACTTCGGAAATTTTCGATCTCAATGACCGCACCTCAGCCAGCGCAAGCCCCTGCCTTTAG
- a CDS encoding aldehyde ferredoxin oxidoreductase family protein codes for MTRLLRINIQKKEFAFEELSGDYAGLGGRALTSRIVRKEVPPTCHPLGKDNKLVIATGLLTGTIAANTGRISVGGKSPLTGGIKESNSGGVFSQKLAKLGIMGIVVEDKPEPDSPLMTIFINKDEVQLIETPELAGLGTYETSAKLFERFGQKAGIMVIGPAGENLRLGASIQFTDPKGRPARAAGRGGLGALMGSKKIKAIVVDDSGAKAAQPADPETFKTAAKRWVEILRSHPVTGQGLPSYGTAILVNIINEAGAFPTKNFRDGRFESAADISGEKMVEIIEKRGGVVKEGCHAGCIIQCSQAYCDEKGEYLTSGFEYETVWAFGANTTIKDLDKIAQLDRLCDDLGLDTIEMGNTIAVAMEGGVIPWGDGQAAIDLMKRIYDPNDYLGRIIANGSAFTGEALGVDRVPVVKRQALPAYDPRAVKGVGVTYATSPMGADHTAGYGVCQNILKVGGDVNPLGKEGNVEISKNLQIATAAIDATGMCLFVAFAVLDTEDALDVIAKMISAKYGIDFTTDDIVKAGIEVLKDEYSFNKDAGFTKVHDQLPDFFAKEKLPPHNTVWDFTVEELQKARADV; via the coding sequence ATGACACGTTTATTACGCATTAACATTCAAAAAAAAGAGTTCGCTTTTGAAGAACTAAGTGGCGATTACGCAGGTCTTGGTGGAAGAGCATTAACTTCCAGGATAGTGCGCAAAGAGGTTCCTCCCACCTGTCATCCCTTAGGCAAAGACAATAAGCTGGTCATTGCAACTGGGCTTTTAACCGGAACAATCGCTGCTAATACGGGAAGGATTTCAGTTGGGGGCAAATCTCCTTTAACCGGTGGCATCAAAGAATCCAATTCCGGCGGAGTATTTTCTCAAAAACTGGCTAAACTAGGTATTATGGGTATAGTTGTGGAGGATAAGCCAGAGCCAGACAGCCCTCTGATGACCATTTTCATAAATAAAGATGAAGTGCAGTTAATTGAAACTCCCGAACTGGCCGGCCTCGGCACTTATGAAACTTCAGCCAAGCTCTTCGAAAGGTTCGGCCAAAAGGCCGGAATCATGGTCATCGGCCCTGCCGGTGAAAATCTGCGTTTGGGGGCCTCTATCCAGTTCACAGATCCCAAAGGCAGACCTGCTCGGGCTGCAGGACGTGGTGGTCTCGGTGCGTTAATGGGTTCAAAAAAGATCAAAGCCATTGTCGTTGATGACTCCGGAGCAAAAGCAGCACAACCTGCGGACCCAGAAACATTTAAGACAGCAGCCAAGAGATGGGTGGAAATTCTGCGTAGCCACCCTGTCACAGGCCAGGGTCTCCCATCCTATGGCACGGCAATTCTTGTAAATATCATTAATGAAGCCGGCGCTTTTCCGACCAAAAACTTCCGTGATGGTCGTTTTGAATCTGCTGCTGATATCAGTGGCGAAAAAATGGTCGAGATCATTGAAAAAAGAGGAGGCGTAGTCAAAGAAGGCTGTCACGCAGGCTGTATTATTCAGTGCTCCCAGGCCTACTGCGACGAAAAGGGAGAATATCTCACCTCTGGCTTTGAATATGAGACTGTCTGGGCCTTTGGCGCCAACACAACCATCAAGGATTTAGACAAGATTGCCCAACTGGATCGCCTCTGTGATGATCTTGGTCTGGACACCATTGAAATGGGCAACACTATAGCCGTAGCCATGGAAGGAGGGGTTATTCCCTGGGGCGATGGCCAGGCAGCCATTGACCTGATGAAACGTATTTATGATCCTAATGACTACCTGGGCCGGATTATCGCCAATGGCTCAGCCTTTACCGGCGAGGCCCTGGGAGTAGATAGGGTTCCCGTAGTTAAACGCCAGGCCCTGCCAGCCTATGATCCGCGCGCGGTCAAGGGTGTTGGGGTCACCTACGCTACCAGTCCTATGGGCGCTGACCACACTGCTGGTTATGGAGTATGTCAAAATATCCTTAAAGTTGGTGGAGACGTCAATCCTTTAGGTAAAGAGGGCAACGTTGAAATATCCAAAAATCTTCAAATTGCCACAGCAGCTATAGATGCTACCGGTATGTGCCTGTTTGTAGCCTTTGCTGTTCTGGATACTGAAGATGCCCTGGATGTAATTGCCAAGATGATCAGCGCCAAGTATGGTATCGACTTTACTACAGATGATATTGTCAAAGCAGGCATTGAAGTCCTCAAGGATGAGTATTCCTTCAACAAGGATGCTGGTTTCACAAAAGTCCACGATCAACTCCCGGACTTCTTCGCCAAAGAAAAACTGCCTCCTCACAACACTGTCTGGGATTTTACCGTGGAGGAACTGCAGAAAGCCAGAGCCGACGTTTAA
- a CDS encoding LytR/AlgR family response regulator transcription factor produces the protein MSFLKALIIHPDREVSATLREYLAKEEQIKILGEAMTSFEALELLENIAYDVFFLGIDLPNGVDGIELAQILNQRKQRPALVFIASDEHMAFKAFEVGATDYLLWPFPKARLQKTIERLLRVSPQLRIIERSKLKKSEDDETVHIALGEEEEDLIIKALRQAWDYKQYKQVEIEKLPINQDGKLLLIPYNQIVFVEAFEDYSYVHTANDKYLTSYRLKNLEERLRQYRFFRVHRKYLVNLDMVTEIASLPGSNFMLRTAGKKRIELPISRRRIGELKQILGL, from the coding sequence ATGTCTTTTTTGAAGGCTCTGATTATCCATCCTGACCGTGAAGTCTCCGCTACTTTACGCGAGTATTTAGCCAAGGAGGAGCAGATAAAAATCCTTGGCGAGGCCATGACTTCTTTTGAGGCTTTGGAGCTTTTAGAAAACATCGCCTATGATGTTTTTTTTCTGGGTATAGATCTTCCCAACGGGGTTGACGGGATAGAGTTGGCCCAGATTCTCAATCAACGCAAACAAAGACCAGCCTTGGTCTTTATTGCTTCAGATGAGCACATGGCCTTCAAGGCCTTTGAGGTTGGTGCGACAGATTATTTGCTGTGGCCTTTCCCGAAGGCCAGGCTACAAAAAACAATTGAACGATTGCTTAGAGTTTCTCCGCAATTGCGTATTATTGAGAGAAGCAAACTCAAAAAATCAGAAGATGATGAGACCGTCCATATTGCCCTGGGAGAGGAGGAGGAAGATTTAATTATTAAAGCCTTGCGCCAGGCTTGGGATTATAAACAGTACAAGCAGGTGGAAATTGAGAAATTGCCAATTAATCAGGATGGTAAACTTTTGCTCATACCCTATAATCAAATAGTTTTTGTGGAGGCCTTTGAGGATTATAGCTACGTGCACACGGCCAATGATAAATATTTAACGTCCTATCGTCTCAAGAACCTGGAGGAAAGACTGAGGCAGTATCGGTTTTTTCGGGTGCATCGGAAATACCTGGTCAACCTGGATATGGTTACAGAGATAGCTTCTTTACCCGGAAGCAATTTCATGCTTAGAACTGCAGGTAAAAAAAGGATAGAATTGCCTATCAGCCGACGGAGAATCGGGGAATTAAAGCAGATACTCGGGCTGTAA
- the hisI gene encoding phosphoribosyl-AMP cyclohydrolase, whose translation MKPDFAKGNGLVPAIVQEAATGEVLMLAYINEEAWNKTLETGEAHYYSRSRKTLWHKGGTSGHVQKIKEIRLDCDLDTVLFIVDQVGGAACHEGYKSCFYRKLENGKEKICSPKVFDPKEVYK comes from the coding sequence TTGAAACCAGACTTTGCTAAAGGAAACGGCCTAGTCCCGGCTATCGTTCAGGAAGCCGCCACAGGTGAAGTTTTAATGCTGGCTTATATTAATGAAGAAGCCTGGAATAAAACACTTGAAACAGGTGAGGCACATTATTATAGCCGTAGTCGGAAAACCCTCTGGCATAAAGGTGGAACTTCCGGTCATGTGCAAAAAATAAAAGAAATTCGCCTTGACTGTGATCTGGATACGGTGCTTTTTATTGTGGACCAGGTGGGAGGTGCTGCCTGTCATGAGGGGTATAAAAGCTGCTTTTATCGCAAACTGGAAAACGGTAAAGAAAAAATTTGCTCGCCCAAAGTCTTTGACCCCAAGGAGGTATATAAGTAA
- the hisG gene encoding ATP phosphoribosyltransferase codes for MNANDKILKLGIPKGSLQEATMRLFARAGWKIKPHHRNYFPEVNDPELQCSLCRAQEMSRYVESGTLDAGLTGKDWILENESDVVVVSDLVYSKVSNRPARWVLAVAGDSPYKRPEDLAGKKIATELKNFTVKYFKNANIPVEVEFSWGATEAKVVEGLVDAIVEVTETGTTIKAHGLRIIAELLQTNTQLIANKKAWEDPWKRHKIETINTLLQGALRADKLVGLKMNVPKEKMEQVMDVLPSMTAPTVANLYHKEWLSVEIVVEENKVRELIPELMSRGAEAIIEYSLNKVI; via the coding sequence ATGAACGCTAACGATAAAATTTTAAAACTAGGCATCCCCAAAGGTTCACTTCAGGAAGCAACCATGCGCCTCTTTGCTCGGGCAGGATGGAAGATCAAGCCCCATCACAGAAATTACTTCCCGGAAGTCAATGACCCGGAACTGCAATGCTCCTTATGCCGGGCCCAGGAGATGTCCAGATATGTTGAATCCGGCACCCTTGATGCCGGTCTTACCGGTAAAGACTGGATTTTAGAAAATGAGTCCGACGTAGTAGTGGTTTCCGATCTGGTTTATTCCAAAGTAAGTAACCGTCCAGCCCGCTGGGTACTGGCCGTGGCTGGTGATTCACCATACAAACGACCAGAAGACCTGGCCGGGAAAAAAATTGCTACGGAATTAAAGAATTTCACTGTCAAATATTTTAAAAACGCTAATATTCCAGTGGAAGTGGAATTTTCCTGGGGAGCTACAGAAGCCAAGGTTGTGGAAGGTCTGGTCGATGCCATAGTTGAAGTCACAGAAACAGGAACAACCATCAAGGCCCACGGCCTACGCATCATCGCAGAACTTTTACAGACCAATACTCAGCTAATTGCCAACAAAAAGGCTTGGGAAGACCCTTGGAAACGGCACAAAATAGAAACTATCAACACCTTGCTCCAAGGTGCCTTGCGTGCGGATAAATTGGTTGGTCTGAAAATGAATGTGCCTAAAGAAAAGATGGAGCAGGTCATGGATGTGCTGCCCAGCATGACCGCGCCTACCGTGGCCAACCTGTACCACAAAGAATGGCTTTCCGTAGAGATAGTCGTCGAGGAAAACAAGGTCCGTGAGCTGATCCCCGAACTCATGTCTCGTGGGGCCGAGGCTATTATTGAATACTCATTAAATAAAGTTATTTAA
- a CDS encoding MoaD/ThiS family protein — translation MIEVKCFATLAEYAPPGGQIDLPAGQDVAQLIKKLGIPEDEVKIVFVNGKKATLDTKLKDNDRVGIFPAVGGG, via the coding sequence ATGATCGAAGTTAAATGTTTTGCTACTTTAGCAGAATATGCTCCACCAGGTGGTCAAATCGATTTGCCCGCAGGACAGGATGTGGCCCAGTTAATCAAAAAGCTTGGCATCCCGGAAGACGAAGTAAAAATTGTCTTTGTTAATGGCAAAAAGGCCACCCTGGATACAAAACTTAAGGATAATGATCGTGTAGGTATTTTCCCGGCCGTTGGTGGGGGATAA
- a CDS encoding tetratricopeptide repeat protein — protein MTKTNASQITYYHLRPKLLLLAVLFLVACAPKIGPEEIVTPEQVQARLELAERYLVEGEPRLALQQLLLIEPKAKDNPRLYFDLGLTYMAMGEDPKAEQAFLKAIQLDQNYAEAWNNLGQIYLVQGRYSQAEQAFKKALSILTYLTPEFAAYNLAQLYLKQGQPDLALKYAKLSIDKNWRYIPGYILTAKLYLQKGQLIQAVNLLQQGVEANPENPQIILNLAEYLVRAGENEQAKKWFRQILELDPSCKEAQVARDYLGFLP, from the coding sequence GTGACAAAAACAAACGCATCACAAATTACATACTACCATTTACGTCCAAAGCTTCTATTGCTTGCGGTGCTATTTCTCGTGGCATGCGCTCCAAAGATAGGCCCTGAAGAAATAGTTACCCCTGAACAAGTCCAGGCTCGTCTGGAACTGGCTGAAAGATATCTGGTAGAGGGCGAGCCCAGGCTGGCCCTGCAACAGCTTTTACTCATTGAGCCTAAAGCGAAGGACAATCCTCGCCTCTATTTCGACCTGGGCCTGACCTATATGGCCATGGGGGAAGACCCAAAAGCTGAACAAGCTTTTCTAAAAGCTATACAACTGGATCAAAATTATGCAGAGGCGTGGAACAACCTGGGCCAAATTTACTTGGTCCAGGGGAGATATTCTCAAGCTGAACAAGCCTTTAAAAAGGCTTTATCTATTCTTACTTATCTCACTCCTGAATTTGCCGCTTATAATCTGGCTCAACTATACTTAAAACAGGGCCAGCCAGACCTGGCCCTCAAATACGCAAAATTAAGTATTGATAAAAACTGGCGCTATATCCCTGGCTATATCCTCACTGCAAAACTGTATCTACAAAAAGGGCAGCTAATACAAGCCGTTAATTTGTTACAGCAGGGAGTGGAAGCCAACCCAGAAAATCCTCAAATTATCTTAAACCTGGCAGAATACCTAGTCCGGGCTGGTGAAAATGAACAGGCCAAAAAGTGGTTCAGACAAATCCTCGAGCTTGACCCCTCTTGCAAAGAGGCCCAAGTGGCCCGAGATTATCTGGGCTTCCTCCCCTGA